Proteins encoded together in one Terriglobus saanensis SP1PR4 window:
- a CDS encoding restriction endonuclease, whose product MQKSEFETQQEARNKEIDCQRSAYEAKNQDAINTYLEEVLSQSEYPDTFPQEHYFEYKSSTGNLVLDYELPSRDVMPSVKDVKYIASRSEFQKSLVPDTWVRKTYDEMLYQIALRTLYEMFQSDACDALVSVVFNGWVRSVDRATGSPVHACVMSIEARKDEFLAINLDRVDPKACFKKLKGVSASKLIELSPIKPIVTLNREDRRFVEGYDVADSLDERTNLASMDWMDFENLIREVFEKEFSKGGGEVRITQASRDGGVDAVAFDPDPIRGGKIVIQAKRYTNTVGVSAVRDLYGTVHNEGANKGILVTTSDFGPDAYAFAKDKPLTLLSGAELLYLLGQHGHAAKIDLAEAKRLAAEAL is encoded by the coding sequence TTGCAGAAGAGCGAATTCGAAACGCAGCAAGAGGCGAGAAACAAGGAGATAGATTGCCAGCGTTCAGCGTATGAGGCTAAGAATCAAGACGCGATCAATACTTACCTTGAGGAGGTACTGAGTCAGTCGGAATACCCAGACACCTTTCCGCAAGAGCACTACTTCGAATACAAGAGCTCAACTGGGAATCTCGTTTTAGACTATGAGCTTCCTAGTAGGGATGTGATGCCGTCAGTGAAGGATGTTAAGTATATTGCCAGTCGGTCTGAATTTCAGAAGTCCTTAGTGCCAGATACCTGGGTAAGGAAGACTTACGATGAGATGCTTTATCAGATCGCCCTGCGCACGTTATACGAGATGTTTCAGAGTGACGCCTGTGACGCCTTGGTCTCGGTGGTTTTCAATGGTTGGGTTCGTTCGGTTGATCGGGCGACGGGGTCACCCGTACACGCCTGCGTGATGAGCATTGAAGCAAGAAAAGACGAATTTTTGGCTATAAATCTCGATCGTGTAGATCCTAAGGCGTGTTTCAAAAAGCTTAAGGGCGTTTCGGCTAGCAAATTGATTGAACTCAGTCCTATCAAGCCAATCGTCACTTTGAATAGAGAGGATCGTAGATTCGTAGAAGGGTACGACGTCGCCGACTCCTTGGACGAACGAACCAATCTCGCGTCAATGGATTGGATGGATTTCGAAAACCTTATACGCGAAGTTTTTGAAAAAGAATTTAGTAAAGGTGGAGGAGAGGTCCGCATCACTCAGGCGAGCCGGGATGGAGGGGTCGATGCTGTTGCCTTCGATCCCGATCCCATCAGAGGAGGAAAGATTGTTATTCAGGCAAAGCGATACACAAACACGGTCGGAGTATCGGCAGTGCGTGACCTTTACGGTACCGTTCACAATGAGGGCGCTAACAAAGGAATATTGGTCACTACATCCGACTTTGGACCAGACGCTTATGCATTCGCAAAAGACAAGCCTCTTACTCTATTGAGCGGAGCAGAACTACTGTATCTTCTCGGACAGCATGGTCACGCAGCCAAGATTGACCTTGCGGAAGCGAAGCGGCTCGCAGCTGAGGCACTCTAA
- the polA gene encoding DNA polymerase I gives MAPSTKPPVYLLDTMAFVFRAYHAMQRSRPMSTRTGIPTAATYVFVNMINKLRRDFAPHYLAAIYEGGAPVHRNELAAEMKTMRKFNIKTQQFDEVDYLGYKANRSETPPDLEQQQPYIRRALEAFRIPILSYEGYEADDVIGTLSCRLAEQGHHVYVVSSDKDMMQLVNENVSILNPMKDNLILDPAKVEEVLGVPPRQVVDVMALRGDSIDNIPGAPGIGDKGSVELIQAFGSVENALDKAADVKKKTQRESLQNNREMVLLSKELATIHCNLPMEFSLEDMTTTEPEPVLLRALFSELEFTTLLKELAPPATAEKANLITKPNAEEISTLLQSARSRQNLTIFLQESEAALAAEICADDSSESTEGEEPEPPPTENMSLFGAPEPEIPAITAAEPTGNTLMAGLAADDNTALLLDLNAPEATAIRDALKDPALPKTTHDLKSLLHTAGQRGLEIANVAHDVMLYSYLINPTHGSHKLADVAARMGQSITPLVKNQTPPATALPEAASAIHRLAPALRIQAEEGELLKPYEEIDLPLVPVLLRMEQVGCRIDSQVLRDMSSKLAVDMDALAERIYAMSGHRFNINSPKQLGDVLFNKMDLPKPMKYGKGKVVSTAQDVLEELAAHHEAPALVLEYRQLAKLRSNYTEQLPQLADREGRVHTTFNQVGTATGRLSSTNPNLQNIPTRTALGREIRAAFIPAEGNVLLSADYSQIELRLMAHFSQDPLLLDAYRTGKDIHTITAAEVFEVDPETMDKETRNRAKAVNFGIVYGISPFGLAAQLGIPQGEAKLYIERYRERYAGVTAFIERTISDTRSTGKVSTLFGRTRPIPDIGSRNPNQRGFAERTAVNTPLQGTAADMIKIAMLKIDAALTERKLATRMTLQVHDELLFDAPVGETEEVAALVKLEMEGVVSLSIPIVAEVGKGPNWRDAK, from the coding sequence ATGGCCCCCTCAACCAAGCCGCCCGTCTACCTGCTCGATACCATGGCCTTCGTTTTCCGCGCCTATCATGCCATGCAGCGCTCGCGCCCCATGTCGACACGCACCGGTATTCCCACGGCGGCTACCTATGTCTTCGTCAATATGATCAATAAGCTCCGCCGCGACTTCGCGCCCCATTATCTGGCGGCGATTTACGAAGGCGGTGCACCGGTACACCGCAACGAGCTGGCCGCCGAGATGAAGACGATGCGGAAGTTCAACATCAAAACCCAGCAGTTTGATGAGGTTGACTACCTCGGCTACAAGGCCAATCGTTCAGAAACCCCGCCCGATCTGGAACAGCAGCAGCCTTATATTCGCCGTGCGCTCGAAGCCTTCCGTATTCCGATCCTGTCTTACGAGGGCTACGAGGCTGACGACGTCATCGGCACGCTGAGTTGTCGGCTGGCGGAGCAGGGGCATCACGTCTACGTCGTCTCCTCGGATAAGGACATGATGCAGCTCGTGAATGAGAACGTTTCCATCCTTAACCCGATGAAGGACAACCTGATTCTCGACCCAGCCAAGGTGGAAGAGGTGTTGGGCGTCCCGCCCCGGCAAGTCGTTGACGTAATGGCCCTTCGCGGAGATTCTATTGACAACATCCCGGGCGCACCGGGCATCGGCGACAAGGGATCCGTGGAACTCATCCAGGCCTTCGGCTCTGTTGAAAACGCTCTGGACAAGGCAGCCGACGTAAAAAAGAAGACCCAGCGCGAATCGCTCCAGAACAACCGCGAGATGGTGCTGCTCTCAAAGGAACTGGCAACGATCCACTGCAATCTGCCGATGGAGTTTTCGCTCGAAGACATGACTACAACTGAGCCGGAACCTGTCCTTCTGCGAGCGCTGTTCTCTGAGCTGGAGTTCACGACTCTCCTTAAGGAGCTGGCACCTCCTGCGACTGCCGAGAAGGCGAATCTGATCACCAAGCCAAATGCAGAGGAAATCTCAACCCTTTTGCAATCAGCGAGAAGCAGGCAGAATCTGACTATATTTCTCCAGGAGTCCGAAGCTGCCCTGGCTGCAGAGATCTGCGCCGACGACAGCTCCGAATCGACCGAAGGAGAAGAGCCGGAACCACCGCCAACGGAAAATATGTCTCTCTTTGGCGCGCCTGAACCAGAGATACCAGCCATCACCGCAGCCGAGCCGACCGGCAATACGCTCATGGCCGGTCTGGCAGCGGACGATAACACGGCCCTGCTCCTCGATCTCAACGCCCCCGAGGCGACCGCGATACGAGATGCGCTCAAGGATCCGGCCCTTCCCAAAACGACCCACGATCTGAAGTCGCTGCTTCATACGGCCGGACAGCGCGGCCTCGAGATCGCGAATGTCGCCCACGACGTCATGCTGTATAGCTACCTTATTAATCCAACGCACGGCTCGCATAAGCTGGCGGACGTCGCCGCGCGGATGGGCCAGAGTATTACGCCGCTGGTAAAAAATCAGACGCCACCCGCGACAGCACTCCCTGAAGCCGCCTCTGCGATCCACCGGCTCGCGCCCGCGCTTCGCATACAAGCCGAAGAAGGCGAGCTTCTTAAGCCCTATGAGGAGATCGACCTTCCTCTGGTTCCGGTTCTGCTGCGGATGGAACAGGTGGGATGCCGTATCGATTCGCAGGTGCTGCGCGATATGAGCTCCAAGCTGGCCGTGGACATGGATGCTCTGGCCGAGCGCATCTATGCGATGTCCGGGCACCGCTTCAATATCAACTCGCCTAAGCAGCTGGGAGATGTTCTCTTCAACAAGATGGATCTCCCCAAGCCGATGAAGTACGGCAAGGGTAAGGTCGTCTCCACTGCACAGGATGTTCTGGAAGAGCTTGCGGCGCACCACGAGGCCCCAGCGCTGGTGCTGGAGTACCGGCAGTTGGCGAAGCTGCGCAGCAACTACACGGAGCAGCTTCCACAACTGGCCGACCGCGAAGGACGCGTCCATACGACGTTCAATCAGGTGGGCACCGCGACCGGGCGGCTCAGCTCCACGAACCCGAATCTGCAGAACATTCCGACGCGGACCGCACTTGGTCGTGAGATCCGTGCGGCCTTCATTCCGGCTGAGGGAAACGTCCTCCTCTCCGCGGACTATTCGCAGATCGAGCTGCGGCTGATGGCGCACTTCTCGCAGGATCCCTTGCTGCTCGACGCATACCGCACGGGCAAGGACATCCATACCATTACGGCAGCAGAGGTCTTCGAAGTCGATCCTGAGACGATGGACAAGGAAACACGCAACCGCGCGAAGGCCGTGAACTTCGGCATCGTCTATGGCATCTCGCCCTTTGGTCTGGCGGCGCAACTGGGTATCCCGCAGGGCGAGGCCAAGCTTTATATCGAACGCTATCGTGAGCGCTATGCCGGGGTGACGGCCTTCATCGAACGGACGATCTCAGACACACGCTCGACGGGGAAAGTTTCTACGCTCTTCGGACGCACGCGTCCCATTCCCGATATCGGTTCACGGAACCCTAATCAGAGGGGATTCGCAGAGCGCACTGCGGTGAATACGCCTCTCCAGGGCACCGCTGCGGACATGATCAAGATCGCCATGCTCAAGATCGACGCAGCGCTTACGGAGCGGAAGCTGGCGACGCGCATGACGCTCCAGGTGCATGATGAACTACTCTTCGATGCGCCGGTGGGTGAAACGGAGGAGGTTGCTGCACTTGTAAAGCTGGAGATGGAGGGGGTGGTTTCGCTTTCGATTCCGATTGTGGCCGAAGTTGGGAAGGGACCGAACTGGAGAGACGCGAAATAG
- a CDS encoding GGDEF domain-containing protein, which yields MAVGALRLKWFMAAASFTLFIAGYLSILYGHLPGVGPYGTSIHAVLFAFRGLPLLFALCKSEDGEEPSAFAWIDGAQLALVCFLFVTLLYPGFTMNLQGIRPPLQDFAAMHYLDVENFLLLALATARFYAARSIDDKVYCRALCWFLWPMNLIWFFLTHVAVFKWDVPAGSVWFVLADLPVICFAAMTVFHFRFRIEQESSTHVEASALIRIGSSVFLPVSVLLLCLAIASAGHFALIPVICSMLAIFLFAIRSSYLQFRYQKSQSRLIDARNVMEMISHTDPLTGVHNRRWFDLALLREWKRAQRGKQPLTLLLIDIDHFKAFNDTLGHLQGDDCLTAVAQKLMSNLQRDGDSIVRYGGEEFVVILPQTDIRGALTVAENMRQAIARMAYPHPGAPSGIVTVSVGAATQSDYSMEDTSEELLIAADTALYRAKNGGRNRVECEELSNGDEAPPLSEAIPVS from the coding sequence ATGGCAGTGGGTGCGCTTCGTCTGAAGTGGTTTATGGCAGCGGCCAGTTTCACCCTCTTCATCGCAGGCTATCTGTCGATTCTGTATGGCCACCTTCCTGGGGTGGGTCCCTATGGAACATCCATTCACGCTGTTCTCTTCGCGTTTCGTGGGCTTCCGCTTCTCTTCGCCCTCTGTAAGAGCGAAGACGGAGAAGAACCCTCCGCGTTTGCGTGGATCGACGGAGCCCAACTGGCTCTTGTCTGCTTTCTGTTTGTGACGCTGCTGTATCCCGGCTTCACCATGAACCTGCAGGGAATCCGTCCGCCGTTGCAGGATTTCGCCGCGATGCATTATCTGGATGTCGAAAACTTCCTCTTGCTCGCACTGGCGACGGCGCGGTTCTACGCCGCGCGCTCTATTGACGATAAGGTGTACTGCCGCGCTCTCTGCTGGTTTCTCTGGCCCATGAACTTGATCTGGTTCTTCCTGACCCATGTGGCCGTTTTCAAGTGGGATGTGCCGGCTGGATCGGTCTGGTTTGTTCTGGCCGATCTCCCGGTCATCTGTTTCGCTGCGATGACGGTCTTCCACTTCCGCTTCCGCATCGAGCAGGAGAGCAGTACTCACGTGGAAGCTTCCGCACTCATTCGGATCGGAAGTTCGGTCTTTCTGCCCGTGTCTGTTCTTCTTCTCTGCCTGGCGATCGCCAGTGCTGGTCACTTTGCGCTGATCCCGGTGATCTGCAGCATGCTTGCGATTTTTCTCTTCGCGATCAGGTCGTCGTATCTCCAGTTCCGATATCAGAAGTCGCAGAGCAGACTCATTGACGCGCGGAATGTCATGGAGATGATCTCTCACACCGACCCCCTCACGGGCGTGCATAATCGCCGTTGGTTCGATCTTGCACTCCTGCGGGAGTGGAAGCGTGCCCAGCGCGGCAAGCAGCCCCTGACGCTTCTCCTGATCGATATCGACCACTTCAAGGCATTCAACGACACGTTGGGCCATCTGCAGGGCGATGACTGCCTGACGGCAGTGGCGCAGAAGTTGATGTCCAATCTTCAGCGAGACGGCGACTCCATCGTGCGGTATGGAGGGGAGGAGTTCGTCGTCATCCTTCCCCAGACCGATATCCGAGGCGCGTTGACGGTAGCGGAGAACATGAGGCAGGCCATTGCCAGGATGGCGTACCCCCACCCAGGAGCCCCGAGCGGCATTGTGACGGTCAGCGTGGGCGCGGCGACCCAATCGGACTACTCCATGGAAGACACTTCTGAGGAGTTGCTGATCGCTGCGGATACGGCGCTCTATCGGGCCAAGAACGGTGGTCGTAATCGCGTAGAGTGCGAAGAGCTCTCCAATGGCGATGAGGCCCCGCCTCTTTCCGAGGCCATTCCCGTGAGCTGA
- the queA gene encoding tRNA preQ1(34) S-adenosylmethionine ribosyltransferase-isomerase QueA — translation MRVSDFHFDLPPELIAQKPPVERDAARMLTVDRSTGHLEDKNFLDLPDLLRKGDLLVLNNSRVIPARLFARRAGLRTQSSSPAPSGQIEVLLTQPFGGGRWRALVKPGRKVQVGERLVFGEDELQAEVMETGEFGERTLRFAPNPDFFATLERIGHMPLPPYIHRADSAEDRSRYQTVFSDLELKGSAAAPTAGLHFTPETLNKIQSKGVQVQQITLHVGLGTFQPLRVEDLSEIRLHEEPYTLPESTAEAINRAKAEGRRVVAVGTTTVRTLEHCASQDPGQPLAPHSGTTSIFLSPGYEFRVVDALLTNFHLPQSTLLMLVSAFAGREQVLAAYRHAVESRYRFFSYGDCMFLS, via the coding sequence GTGCGCGTCTCCGACTTCCACTTCGACCTTCCGCCTGAACTGATCGCCCAGAAGCCTCCCGTCGAGCGCGACGCGGCACGGATGCTGACCGTCGACCGGTCGACCGGTCACCTGGAGGATAAGAACTTCCTCGACCTTCCTGATCTACTGCGGAAAGGTGACCTCCTCGTCCTCAACAACTCCCGTGTGATTCCTGCGCGGCTCTTCGCACGCCGTGCAGGGCTTCGGACGCAGAGTAGCTCTCCTGCCCCGAGCGGACAGATCGAAGTCCTCCTCACACAGCCCTTTGGCGGAGGCCGCTGGCGTGCGCTGGTGAAGCCTGGTCGAAAAGTCCAGGTCGGAGAGCGCCTGGTCTTCGGAGAAGACGAGCTTCAAGCGGAAGTCATGGAGACCGGAGAGTTCGGCGAGCGCACCCTGCGCTTTGCTCCCAACCCGGACTTTTTCGCCACGCTGGAGCGCATTGGCCACATGCCTCTGCCGCCATATATCCACCGCGCCGATTCCGCCGAAGACCGGTCTCGCTACCAGACGGTCTTCTCCGATTTGGAACTAAAGGGCTCAGCGGCTGCGCCGACGGCAGGCCTGCACTTCACCCCAGAAACCTTAAACAAGATTCAAAGCAAAGGTGTACAAGTTCAACAAATAACGCTACATGTAGGACTTGGAACCTTTCAGCCTCTGCGCGTGGAAGATCTCTCTGAGATCCGTCTCCACGAAGAGCCTTATACTCTGCCCGAGTCGACAGCCGAGGCCATCAACAGGGCCAAGGCCGAAGGTCGCCGCGTTGTTGCCGTGGGAACAACGACCGTCCGTACGCTGGAGCACTGCGCTTCCCAGGATCCCGGCCAACCCCTCGCACCCCATTCCGGTACGACCTCAATCTTTCTTTCGCCGGGCTATGAGTTTCGGGTGGTCGATGCCCTGCTGACAAACTTCCATCTTCCGCAGTCGACCCTGCTGATGCTCGTCTCCGCCTTCGCGGGGCGGGAGCAAGTGCTCGCCGCATATCGGCATGCCGTGGAATCAAGGTACAGGTTCTTCTCTTACGGTGACTGCATGTTTCTGAGTTGA
- a CDS encoding lysophospholipid acyltransferase family protein — protein MLLAVVPPLASGLIRLLGCTLRFRDVCDPGVTPGHLIPPPGVFGFWHRSLLMAAYRFRNMGIAILISQSFDGELIARTVERLGFVAIRGSSSRGGAVALLQMERAVKSGLLAAFTADGPRGPVYVAKPGLTQLAQRTTGDAGAFHLHPSSAWKLKSWDLFFIPKPFSRVTVSWPAHVLIAPDADLAEALVRVQQMMERATQMAVTA, from the coding sequence GTGCTCCTCGCCGTAGTCCCGCCGCTCGCCAGCGGTCTCATCCGTCTGCTTGGGTGCACGCTTCGCTTCCGTGACGTCTGCGATCCTGGCGTAACTCCGGGCCATCTCATACCGCCGCCGGGAGTCTTTGGCTTCTGGCACCGCTCGCTCCTGATGGCGGCCTACCGCTTCCGGAACATGGGCATCGCGATCCTGATCTCGCAGTCCTTCGATGGCGAACTCATTGCCCGCACGGTGGAACGCCTTGGCTTCGTCGCGATTCGGGGTTCCTCCTCGCGCGGTGGAGCGGTTGCCCTGCTGCAGATGGAACGTGCGGTGAAGTCAGGCCTGCTTGCTGCCTTCACTGCGGATGGCCCCCGAGGTCCTGTGTACGTTGCCAAACCCGGCCTCACCCAGTTGGCGCAGCGCACAACCGGGGACGCTGGAGCCTTCCATCTCCATCCCTCCAGCGCATGGAAACTGAAGAGCTGGGATCTCTTCTTTATCCCCAAACCTTTCAGCCGTGTGACGGTCTCCTGGCCTGCGCATGTCCTGATCGCTCCAGACGCCGATCTGGCCGAAGCCCTAGTTCGGGTACAGCAGATGATGGAGCGCGCCACGCAGATGGCGGTCACCGCGTGA
- a CDS encoding ABC transporter permease, with protein sequence MKFFRFSRHKSDLAEEIESHLKMAIADRIARGESPETAQKEARREFGNIPLVADVTRERWGWLRLEQLAQDLRYALRTLGRDRGFTFVAVVILALGIGANIVVFSVVHAILLRPLPFYQSQNLVWIAPPGSGHDLSGATYSSDAYDDLRSMNKSYEDVTAYFAFSTPDNLKLTGYGEPSPVTDISVAGNFFHVLGVSAELGRTFTEEETRTGGVVLLTHGYWKRQFGGDRNIVGKAIRLNGHLVQVVGVLPESFDFGAVFSPGSKVDMFDPQVMKDLRNNGNTLAFIGRLKPGVTLGQAQNEATTLFPKFYWSKLSPESLGVYKDRARPIYLKDYVSGALRRSLIVLWCAVGMILLIVCVNLSNLLLARAASRSREFALRISLGAGRGRLVRQLLTESLVLSGAGAALGLCLAYGATLWLSHQGSIALPLMSTVRVDGVVLTWTVGIAIAAGLLFGLAPGLKMSSGNLQESLKDAGTGTGDSPKHERLRNFLVISEVALACVLVIGAGLLLRSFLQVMRADLGFQPSQSSAINIEYTSNVDYNSNASIEQRNALVQDLSQRISALPGVEAAGISDNLPLLRNRSWSAPTVKGRSYAKGEDPSAFVYITYPGYLKAIGLRLRGRDFAWSDNTKAEGTIILNQTAADAMWPGEDAVGRTAVLQGRDLRVVGVIADVHGINIEEKSGREMYLPATQWGGGNLLVVRSKLPTEVLAPGIIRTLRQINPEQPAAELRPMQSVVNHATSPRKFFALLVGIFAALGLLLASLGIYGVISYSVTRQTREIGIRMALGATRERVQFGVISKTLRMALIGVAVGIVASLVVARAISSMLFGTQPTDPITFAAMIMLLTGVAFMAGYLPARRASRIDPMMALRSN encoded by the coding sequence ATGAAGTTCTTTCGGTTTTCGCGGCACAAGTCAGACCTGGCGGAAGAAATCGAAAGCCATTTGAAGATGGCCATCGCCGACCGCATCGCGCGGGGAGAATCTCCCGAAACTGCACAGAAGGAAGCCAGGCGCGAGTTCGGAAACATCCCTCTCGTCGCGGATGTAACCCGTGAGCGATGGGGATGGCTCCGGCTGGAGCAGCTTGCGCAAGACCTGCGTTACGCTCTCCGCACATTGGGGCGCGACCGCGGCTTCACCTTTGTTGCGGTAGTAATCCTCGCGCTGGGCATTGGTGCGAACATCGTGGTCTTTAGCGTGGTGCACGCCATCCTGCTGCGTCCGCTTCCCTTTTATCAGTCGCAGAATCTTGTCTGGATCGCGCCGCCGGGAAGCGGCCACGATCTCTCCGGTGCGACGTATTCCTCTGACGCCTACGACGATCTGCGCTCCATGAATAAATCGTACGAAGACGTGACAGCGTATTTTGCGTTCTCGACACCGGACAACCTCAAGCTCACGGGATATGGCGAGCCAAGCCCTGTGACAGACATCTCGGTCGCCGGGAACTTCTTCCATGTCCTCGGAGTCTCCGCCGAACTTGGTCGTACATTCACAGAAGAAGAGACGCGCACGGGCGGCGTGGTTCTGCTCACACATGGCTACTGGAAGCGGCAGTTTGGCGGCGACCGCAACATCGTCGGCAAAGCCATTCGGCTCAACGGCCATCTTGTCCAGGTCGTCGGTGTGCTTCCGGAGAGCTTCGATTTTGGCGCAGTCTTTTCTCCTGGGTCGAAGGTCGATATGTTCGATCCGCAGGTGATGAAAGATCTGCGCAACAATGGAAACACGCTGGCGTTCATCGGTCGACTCAAGCCGGGAGTCACCCTGGGACAAGCGCAGAACGAGGCAACGACACTCTTTCCAAAGTTCTATTGGAGCAAGCTCTCTCCGGAATCCCTCGGCGTCTACAAAGATCGCGCAAGACCCATTTACTTGAAGGACTACGTCAGCGGAGCTCTGCGGCGGTCTCTTATTGTCCTCTGGTGCGCCGTGGGAATGATCCTACTCATCGTCTGCGTAAATCTCTCCAACCTTCTTCTCGCGCGAGCTGCTTCCCGTAGCCGGGAGTTTGCGCTGCGTATCTCGTTAGGCGCGGGTCGCGGGCGACTGGTGCGGCAACTACTCACGGAGAGCCTCGTCCTCTCAGGAGCGGGAGCCGCGCTGGGTCTCTGCCTGGCTTATGGCGCAACGCTTTGGCTCTCGCACCAGGGATCGATCGCTCTCCCTCTCATGAGCACGGTTCGTGTCGACGGCGTTGTTCTTACATGGACGGTCGGGATCGCGATTGCAGCAGGTCTGCTTTTTGGACTTGCGCCCGGTCTGAAGATGTCCAGCGGGAATCTGCAGGAGTCGCTCAAGGATGCTGGTACGGGCACGGGCGATAGTCCGAAGCATGAACGTCTGCGGAATTTCCTCGTCATCTCAGAGGTCGCGCTGGCCTGCGTCCTGGTCATTGGCGCGGGCCTGCTTCTGCGCAGTTTTCTACAGGTCATGCGCGCCGATCTGGGATTTCAGCCAAGCCAGAGCTCGGCCATCAACATCGAGTACACCAGCAACGTGGACTACAACAGCAACGCCTCCATCGAACAACGCAATGCGCTTGTGCAGGACCTATCGCAACGAATAAGCGCCCTTCCCGGCGTAGAGGCCGCCGGGATCTCGGATAACCTGCCCCTTCTACGCAATCGGAGTTGGAGCGCACCAACCGTCAAGGGCAGGAGCTACGCCAAAGGCGAGGATCCGTCGGCGTTCGTCTACATCACCTATCCGGGATATTTGAAGGCCATCGGGCTGCGCTTGCGTGGCCGCGATTTTGCCTGGTCGGACAATACGAAAGCCGAAGGCACGATCATCCTGAATCAGACAGCGGCGGACGCCATGTGGCCGGGTGAAGACGCCGTCGGACGGACTGCAGTCCTACAGGGCCGAGATCTGCGCGTCGTCGGTGTGATCGCTGACGTCCATGGAATCAACATCGAAGAAAAGTCGGGGCGCGAAATGTATCTGCCGGCGACGCAGTGGGGCGGCGGCAACCTTCTCGTCGTCCGATCCAAGCTGCCAACCGAAGTGCTTGCGCCAGGTATTATAAGGACCCTGCGGCAGATCAACCCGGAGCAGCCTGCGGCGGAGCTTCGTCCCATGCAGAGCGTGGTCAATCACGCCACTTCACCGCGAAAATTCTTTGCCCTGCTGGTCGGGATCTTCGCCGCGCTCGGACTTCTCCTCGCATCGCTCGGAATCTACGGAGTCATCTCGTATTCCGTGACGCGGCAGACCCGAGAGATCGGCATTCGCATGGCGCTGGGAGCTACGCGGGAGCGCGTGCAGTTCGGTGTGATCTCGAAGACATTACGCATGGCGCTGATCGGAGTCGCGGTCGGGATCGTGGCTTCTCTGGTGGTAGCAAGAGCGATCAGTTCGATGCTCTTCGGCACGCAGCCAACCGATCCGATCACCTTTGCCGCCATGATCATGCTTTTGACGGGTGTGGCCTTTATGGCAGGTTATCTTCCTGCTCGGCGGGCTTCACGCATCGATCCGATGATGGCTCTCCGTAGCAACTGA
- a CDS encoding PadR family transcriptional regulator, whose protein sequence is MAKKSGYQNRIELLQGTLDMLILQTLQWGEQHGYGISQAIRATSGEVLQVETGSLYPALHRLERQDWVKAEWKKSESNQRAKFYKITALGKEQLASDYERWGKMVATIEAIMTSTRGEA, encoded by the coding sequence ATGGCGAAGAAAAGCGGCTACCAGAACCGGATCGAACTTCTCCAGGGAACGCTGGACATGTTGATCCTGCAGACCCTGCAATGGGGTGAACAACATGGTTATGGCATCAGCCAGGCGATCCGTGCCACTTCGGGGGAAGTGTTGCAGGTGGAGACGGGATCGCTTTATCCGGCCCTTCATCGGCTGGAACGCCAGGATTGGGTGAAAGCCGAGTGGAAGAAAAGCGAGAGCAACCAGCGGGCGAAGTTCTACAAGATCACCGCGCTCGGCAAAGAACAGCTCGCCTCCGACTATGAGCGGTGGGGAAAGATGGTCGCGACGATTGAGGCCATCATGACATCTACGAGAGGTGAAGCATGA